The following coding sequences lie in one Maylandia zebra isolate NMK-2024a linkage group LG14, Mzebra_GT3a, whole genome shotgun sequence genomic window:
- the fam124b gene encoding uncharacterized protein fam124b isoform X2: MKTWTPELILPSESDCSRMSSSGIDLVSRRVRQQRRQQLLLMHLHLLANPGDSLLLQHTLDRLLRWLCPSLRIFHVSERASPFRTYPRLCPVAGYPSLAITFFLHEAYGEERILKVLDFFQRPPWHYHHTESCGSRTRGIHITSSSSPSNALLRPYLLPSRDFYSLGAGMPVWGVRPVHCGGEILRVTLYSAYDNYEDAVRLYETVLQRQAEEQKAGFCWFTLHMEPGLCLQLALKQLSPGVQVEPCSSAVLQFSVEEIGQLVPLLPNPCTPISATRWQTEDLDGNKVLFQVKTPAQPQRPLTCAFPLTGSSMPPRGIQLSSSGHSLSPCSLTSPLSGQTHRHAQRPRSDPILENLYGGSGGAESLGSGSCCSTPPGSSCYSSQRSSPAPLSTSNHPDSPLRPSITHSLSHLLLEEDEEEPETNVDTGAAVSPRPDPAVKAMTRSSSLDLLVTLQSQRPTTVGASAVEELAKELSDCLQGTHTHLQGSSETWGSGGGTDAGRTRESPSNRPLVESRTTAEPARVRNCEERLDEFFI; the protein is encoded by the exons ATGAAAACGTGGACTCCGGAGCTGATACTGCCGAGTGA atcAGACTGCAGCAGGATGTCGTCGTCTGGCA TCGACCTCGTGAGCAGGCGGGTCAGACAGCAGCGGCGGCAGCAGCTCCTGCTAATGCACTTGCATCTGCTGGCTAACCCCGGAGACTCCCTGCTGTTGCAACACACCCTGGATCGCCTGCTGCGCTGGCTCTGCCCGAGCCTACGCATCTTCCACGTGTCGGAGAGGGCCTCACCATTCAGAACTTACCCCCGCCTCTGCCCCGTGGCTG GCTACCCGTCTCTGGCCATCACTTTCTTCCTGCACGAGGCCTACGGAGAGGAACGAATCCTCAAAGTGCTGGACTTCTTCCAGCGTCCTCCCTGGCACTATCATCACACGGAGAGTTGTGGCAGCCGAACCAGAGGGATCCACATTACTTCCAGCAGCTCGCCCTCCAATGCCCTGCTGCGGCCCTACCTCCTGCCCAGCAGAGACTTTTATAGCCTGGGTGCGGGGATGCCGGTGTGGGGAGTTCGACCAGTGCACTGCGGGGGTGAGATACTACGTGTGACGCTGTACAGTGCGTATGACAATTATGAGGATGCTGTGCGGCTCTATGAGACGGTGCTGCAGCGACAGGCAGAGGAGCAGAAGGCAGGATTCTGCTGGTTCACCCTGCATATGG AGCCCGGGCTCTGCCTACAGCTGGCTTTAAAGCAGTTGTCACCAGGAGTTCAGGTGGAGCCATGCAGCTCTGCTGTGCTACAGTTTAGTGTGGAAGAAATTGGCCAGCTGGTTCCCCTGCTGCCAAACCCGTGTACCCCCATCAGTGCTACACGCTGGCAGACTGAAGACCTCGACGGCAACAAGGTTCTCTTTCAG GTGAAAACCCCGGCACAACCTCAGCGACCTCTGACCTGTGCTTTCCCCCTGACTGGCTCGAGCATGCCTCCTCGAGGAATTCAACTCAGCAGCTCGGGACACAGCCTTTCACCCTGCAGCCTTACCTCTCCTCTGTCCGGGCAAACGCACAGGCACG CCCAGAGACCGCGCAGCGACCCCATCTTGGAAAATCTTTATGGAGGAAGTGGTGGAGCGGAGAGCCTGGGATCAGGAAGCTGCTGTAGCACTCCTCCTGGCAGCTCCTGTTACTCGTCCCAGCGCAGCAGCCCTGCTCCACTCTCAACCTCCAACCACCCCGACTCTCCGCTGCGTCCCTCGATCACCCACTCTCTCTCCCATCTCCTTCTGgaagaggacgaggaggagCCGGAGACCAACGTTGACACGGGAGCGGCTGTCTCTCCTCGCCCAGACCCGGCAGTCAAAGCGATGACTCGCTCCTCCTCTCTGGACCTTTTGGTGACCCTCCAGTCACAGAGACCCACAACAGTTGGAGCTTCAGCTGTCGAGGAGCTGGCCAAGGAGCTGAGTGATTGTTTGCAAGGAACGCACACACACCTTCAGGGGTCGTCTGAGACATGGGGCTCTGGTGGTGGAACAGATGCAGGCAGGACCAGGGAAAGCCCCTCCAACAGGCCCCTGGTAGAAAGCAGGACTACCGCTGAGCCGGCACGTGTGAGGAACTGTGAGGAACGGCTGGATGAGTTCTTCATCTAA
- the fam124b gene encoding uncharacterized protein fam124b isoform X1, translated as MLRRAAVLKRADDENVDSGADTAESDCSRMSSSGIDLVSRRVRQQRRQQLLLMHLHLLANPGDSLLLQHTLDRLLRWLCPSLRIFHVSERASPFRTYPRLCPVAGYPSLAITFFLHEAYGEERILKVLDFFQRPPWHYHHTESCGSRTRGIHITSSSSPSNALLRPYLLPSRDFYSLGAGMPVWGVRPVHCGGEILRVTLYSAYDNYEDAVRLYETVLQRQAEEQKAGFCWFTLHMEPGLCLQLALKQLSPGVQVEPCSSAVLQFSVEEIGQLVPLLPNPCTPISATRWQTEDLDGNKVLFQVKTPAQPQRPLTCAFPLTGSSMPPRGIQLSSSGHSLSPCSLTSPLSGQTHRHAQRPRSDPILENLYGGSGGAESLGSGSCCSTPPGSSCYSSQRSSPAPLSTSNHPDSPLRPSITHSLSHLLLEEDEEEPETNVDTGAAVSPRPDPAVKAMTRSSSLDLLVTLQSQRPTTVGASAVEELAKELSDCLQGTHTHLQGSSETWGSGGGTDAGRTRESPSNRPLVESRTTAEPARVRNCEERLDEFFI; from the exons ATGTTGCGCCGAGCGGCGGTGTTGAAGAGAGCCGACGATGAAAACGTGGACTCCGGAGCTGATACTGCCGA atcAGACTGCAGCAGGATGTCGTCGTCTGGCA TCGACCTCGTGAGCAGGCGGGTCAGACAGCAGCGGCGGCAGCAGCTCCTGCTAATGCACTTGCATCTGCTGGCTAACCCCGGAGACTCCCTGCTGTTGCAACACACCCTGGATCGCCTGCTGCGCTGGCTCTGCCCGAGCCTACGCATCTTCCACGTGTCGGAGAGGGCCTCACCATTCAGAACTTACCCCCGCCTCTGCCCCGTGGCTG GCTACCCGTCTCTGGCCATCACTTTCTTCCTGCACGAGGCCTACGGAGAGGAACGAATCCTCAAAGTGCTGGACTTCTTCCAGCGTCCTCCCTGGCACTATCATCACACGGAGAGTTGTGGCAGCCGAACCAGAGGGATCCACATTACTTCCAGCAGCTCGCCCTCCAATGCCCTGCTGCGGCCCTACCTCCTGCCCAGCAGAGACTTTTATAGCCTGGGTGCGGGGATGCCGGTGTGGGGAGTTCGACCAGTGCACTGCGGGGGTGAGATACTACGTGTGACGCTGTACAGTGCGTATGACAATTATGAGGATGCTGTGCGGCTCTATGAGACGGTGCTGCAGCGACAGGCAGAGGAGCAGAAGGCAGGATTCTGCTGGTTCACCCTGCATATGG AGCCCGGGCTCTGCCTACAGCTGGCTTTAAAGCAGTTGTCACCAGGAGTTCAGGTGGAGCCATGCAGCTCTGCTGTGCTACAGTTTAGTGTGGAAGAAATTGGCCAGCTGGTTCCCCTGCTGCCAAACCCGTGTACCCCCATCAGTGCTACACGCTGGCAGACTGAAGACCTCGACGGCAACAAGGTTCTCTTTCAG GTGAAAACCCCGGCACAACCTCAGCGACCTCTGACCTGTGCTTTCCCCCTGACTGGCTCGAGCATGCCTCCTCGAGGAATTCAACTCAGCAGCTCGGGACACAGCCTTTCACCCTGCAGCCTTACCTCTCCTCTGTCCGGGCAAACGCACAGGCACG CCCAGAGACCGCGCAGCGACCCCATCTTGGAAAATCTTTATGGAGGAAGTGGTGGAGCGGAGAGCCTGGGATCAGGAAGCTGCTGTAGCACTCCTCCTGGCAGCTCCTGTTACTCGTCCCAGCGCAGCAGCCCTGCTCCACTCTCAACCTCCAACCACCCCGACTCTCCGCTGCGTCCCTCGATCACCCACTCTCTCTCCCATCTCCTTCTGgaagaggacgaggaggagCCGGAGACCAACGTTGACACGGGAGCGGCTGTCTCTCCTCGCCCAGACCCGGCAGTCAAAGCGATGACTCGCTCCTCCTCTCTGGACCTTTTGGTGACCCTCCAGTCACAGAGACCCACAACAGTTGGAGCTTCAGCTGTCGAGGAGCTGGCCAAGGAGCTGAGTGATTGTTTGCAAGGAACGCACACACACCTTCAGGGGTCGTCTGAGACATGGGGCTCTGGTGGTGGAACAGATGCAGGCAGGACCAGGGAAAGCCCCTCCAACAGGCCCCTGGTAGAAAGCAGGACTACCGCTGAGCCGGCACGTGTGAGGAACTGTGAGGAACGGCTGGATGAGTTCTTCATCTAA